In a genomic window of uncultured Sphaerochaeta sp.:
- the greA gene encoding transcription elongation factor GreA, translating to MGFQEIENLLKEEQWTRTTVNTYTVTSFQGLDAQLSTLDEEQKTEAKALCDKHLSEKERNSIIAMYISGSIQLERRGADDYLQLLNLIEMFIDNKKWNIVELLCQKVLSKSENKHALRLLADCYEQTGKEEEKYVLWERLVKVDYDEVEIVRQLAVRTLQKGNKEKAGAYYKKAIHRLIKRKDVSSVRSLFSALLEIELENFGYFMSVADQVGNVSRSTAIALLRDLELANKENIDLQIEAQKKMLSLDREDSFARENLIRSYRTKYKNHSRLKSCLDSSALTSNINRDILHSIEDFETNIAFDKGTFVFQNSTNRIGRIRSIDENDVIVDFAGQGTKEGARLSTAMAFKSLQALAKSHIWVLKSALSREKLNAKVLEDVSWTLKTLMSSYGGKISLKELKNELVPSILDVKEWTPWLNQAKKELMTNPLFDLSQNETDTYLLRSTPVSYEEKQLSVFRSEKDFYDKIRSLRDFLNAKGDVESDFFFEMVKYFSDMFLEENGAFKPIVVAGDTTFSSFLLLEDLVKKQNMNFINRPESLTFSMLYERAESIEDVFAAIRDPELKKSFIDHVVEEIPNWTKVLAQLFHSYLTGYIPDIFRSNKKMNDFVKVYRDAVENFKERSTTLIYLLRNGEPKLWTKAGINAEQLLFTELQLLDYINRCIDSRKDVQENRKNAKILMGLLFDEKAVLNYIEEGTEEHAQKIYSLVANVFDLPGGRKIEIKHAISVKFPSFRFFDEVQPIDKESVIPTGLFCTLASLEAKKKEMERIQHVDLPEVAREIGTAREMGDLRENSEYKYGKEKQSLLNNTLRRLSEEVDRATVITRDKVDPSKIGFGTKVTLLDNLKGEEVVYTIMGPWESNPNENVINLSAPFGRALLNHEVGEKFTFTLNEQMYDFTVKDISVLEF from the coding sequence ATGGGATTCCAGGAGATTGAGAACTTACTGAAAGAAGAGCAATGGACAAGAACAACCGTCAACACCTATACGGTTACCAGTTTCCAAGGGCTGGATGCCCAGCTCTCTACGCTCGATGAAGAACAGAAGACAGAGGCAAAAGCCTTGTGTGACAAGCACCTGTCCGAGAAGGAGCGCAACAGTATCATAGCCATGTACATCAGCGGTTCCATTCAGTTGGAACGCAGGGGAGCTGATGACTATTTGCAGTTGCTCAATCTGATCGAGATGTTCATTGACAACAAGAAATGGAACATCGTTGAGCTGCTGTGCCAGAAAGTTCTTTCCAAGAGTGAGAACAAGCATGCATTGCGATTGCTCGCAGATTGTTATGAGCAGACAGGCAAGGAAGAAGAGAAATATGTGTTGTGGGAACGCTTGGTGAAGGTCGATTACGATGAAGTCGAAATTGTCCGTCAGCTTGCCGTGCGCACGCTGCAGAAAGGAAACAAGGAAAAGGCAGGGGCTTACTACAAGAAAGCCATCCATCGTCTGATCAAGCGCAAGGATGTTTCCTCGGTGCGCTCCCTGTTCTCCGCCCTGCTTGAGATCGAGCTGGAAAACTTCGGGTATTTCATGTCCGTCGCAGATCAGGTGGGCAATGTGAGCAGAAGCACTGCCATTGCATTGCTGCGCGATCTCGAGCTTGCGAACAAGGAAAACATCGACCTCCAGATTGAGGCACAGAAGAAGATGCTCAGTCTCGATCGTGAGGACTCCTTTGCGCGCGAAAACCTCATCAGAAGCTATCGGACCAAATACAAGAACCACAGTAGGCTGAAAAGCTGCCTCGATTCCAGTGCGCTGACGAGCAACATCAACCGTGACATCCTGCACAGCATCGAGGATTTTGAGACCAATATTGCCTTTGACAAGGGAACATTTGTATTCCAGAACAGCACCAACCGCATTGGGCGCATTCGGTCCATCGATGAGAATGATGTCATTGTAGACTTTGCCGGCCAGGGTACAAAAGAAGGCGCACGCCTTTCCACCGCCATGGCTTTCAAGAGTTTGCAAGCCCTTGCCAAGAGCCACATCTGGGTGCTCAAGAGTGCCTTGAGCCGCGAGAAGCTCAATGCAAAGGTGCTTGAGGATGTCAGCTGGACGCTCAAGACGCTTATGTCCAGCTACGGTGGCAAGATCAGCCTGAAAGAGCTGAAGAACGAGTTGGTTCCCTCCATCCTTGATGTCAAGGAGTGGACGCCCTGGCTCAACCAGGCAAAGAAAGAGTTGATGACCAATCCCCTCTTCGATCTCTCCCAGAATGAGACCGATACCTACCTTTTGCGCTCAACTCCGGTCAGCTATGAGGAGAAACAGCTCTCTGTCTTCCGCAGCGAGAAAGACTTCTATGACAAGATCAGAAGCCTGAGAGACTTCCTGAATGCCAAGGGAGACGTGGAAAGCGACTTCTTCTTTGAGATGGTCAAGTACTTCAGTGACATGTTCCTCGAGGAGAATGGTGCATTCAAACCAATCGTTGTCGCTGGTGATACCACCTTCAGTTCTTTCTTGTTGCTTGAGGACCTGGTGAAGAAGCAGAACATGAATTTCATCAACCGTCCTGAGAGCCTTACTTTCTCCATGCTCTACGAACGTGCAGAGAGTATTGAGGACGTTTTTGCAGCTATCCGAGATCCTGAGCTCAAGAAAAGCTTCATCGACCATGTGGTTGAGGAAATCCCCAACTGGACGAAGGTCTTGGCACAGCTCTTCCATTCGTACCTTACCGGCTATATTCCTGACATCTTCCGCTCAAACAAGAAGATGAATGATTTTGTGAAGGTCTATCGCGATGCGGTGGAAAACTTCAAGGAGCGAAGCACCACCCTCATCTATCTGTTGAGGAATGGTGAACCAAAGCTCTGGACAAAAGCGGGCATCAATGCTGAGCAGCTCCTTTTCACGGAACTTCAGCTGTTGGACTACATCAACCGTTGCATTGACAGCCGCAAGGACGTGCAGGAAAACCGTAAGAATGCCAAAATTCTGATGGGCCTCCTCTTTGATGAGAAAGCAGTCCTCAACTACATCGAGGAAGGCACAGAGGAGCATGCACAGAAGATCTACAGCTTGGTAGCGAATGTTTTTGACCTCCCTGGAGGAAGGAAAATCGAGATCAAGCATGCCATCAGTGTAAAGTTCCCTTCGTTCCGATTCTTTGATGAGGTGCAACCGATCGACAAGGAGTCTGTGATTCCCACCGGTCTTTTCTGCACACTTGCATCCCTTGAGGCAAAGAAGAAGGAGATGGAGAGAATCCAGCATGTCGATCTTCCCGAGGTTGCCCGCGAAATCGGCACTGCCCGGGAAATGGGCGACTTGAGGGAGAACAGCGAGTACAAGTACGGCAAAGAGAAGCAGAGCTTGCTGAACAACACGCTCAGACGTCTCAGTGAGGAAGTCGATCGAGCTACGGTCATAACCCGTGACAAGGTCGATCCTTCCAAGATCGGATTTGGTACGAAGGTGACCTTGTTGGACAACCTCAAGGGCGAAGAGGTGGTATACACCATCATGGGCCCGTGGGAATCCAACCCCAATGAGAATGTCATCAACCTTTCGGCTCCGTTCGGAAGGGCTCTGCTCAACCATGAGGTGGGTGAGAAATTCACCTTCACCCTGAATGAGCAGATGTATGACTTCACGGTCAAGGATATCTCAGTCCTGGAGTTCTAG
- a CDS encoding sugar-binding domain-containing protein, which yields MVRDTYVCLNGIWELQISASPQMPDFYPYSILVPFAVESSLGGCERRVNPEDTLTYRRTFPYPALGADRRLLLHFEAVDHQCIVWCNAKEVGRHRGGYLPFSFDITDVLELENELIVQVTDPNDTLPIIRGKQSLHAKGIFYTAQSGIWQTVWLEEVPSSYIRTIVIRPNAQQRCWHIELECEGDVDEVVIDYLEGQKQVRGKSNQRICCQVEEPHLWTPEDPYLYPFTVHYKSDEISSYVGLRSFGVQDGYLTLNGKRYYHHGILDQGYWPFSLMTAPSDQAIIDDLLLVKKLGFNMIRKHVKVESRRWYHHCDRLGLLIWQDMVSGGRKPIQPFMSGPLLVPFFSVTDSLRACLGSQDAFYRSDFETELAAMISHLFNVPSLAMWVIFNEGWGQFDTQRMLDRVRSLDQSRTIDATSGWYDRRNGDVLSQHVYFKEYSFKEDANGRAVVLSEFGGYVYRELGHDEQSRIFGYRTFADRYQFNEAFFSLYQSQVYPAKKAGLSASVYTQLSDVEQELNGLVTYDRLSVKLDEAVGLQVALLLLGTE from the coding sequence ATGGTACGAGACACGTATGTATGTCTGAATGGTATCTGGGAATTGCAAATATCCGCTTCACCCCAGATGCCCGACTTCTACCCCTACTCCATTCTTGTCCCCTTCGCTGTTGAGAGTTCCCTTGGCGGGTGTGAGAGACGAGTCAATCCGGAGGATACCCTCACCTATCGCAGAACATTCCCGTACCCCGCATTGGGAGCTGACAGGAGGTTGTTGCTCCATTTTGAAGCGGTGGACCACCAGTGCATCGTCTGGTGCAATGCAAAAGAGGTCGGCAGGCACCGGGGGGGATACCTTCCCTTCTCGTTTGATATCACCGATGTGCTCGAGCTTGAGAACGAGCTCATCGTGCAGGTGACCGACCCGAACGACACGCTTCCCATCATCCGGGGCAAACAGTCACTGCATGCAAAAGGCATCTTCTATACGGCACAGAGCGGCATCTGGCAAACGGTTTGGCTTGAGGAGGTTCCCTCCTCATACATACGAACCATCGTGATCAGGCCCAATGCCCAGCAACGCTGCTGGCATATCGAACTTGAGTGTGAGGGGGATGTCGATGAGGTGGTCATCGACTACCTCGAAGGACAGAAACAAGTAAGAGGAAAAAGCAACCAACGGATTTGCTGTCAGGTGGAAGAGCCACATCTTTGGACGCCCGAAGATCCTTATCTCTACCCGTTCACTGTTCACTACAAAAGCGATGAAATCTCCAGTTATGTTGGGCTCAGATCCTTCGGCGTGCAGGACGGGTATCTCACCCTCAATGGAAAGCGATACTACCACCATGGCATTCTGGACCAAGGGTACTGGCCTTTCAGTCTCATGACCGCTCCGTCAGACCAAGCCATCATCGACGACTTGTTGCTGGTGAAGAAGCTTGGTTTCAATATGATACGAAAGCATGTGAAGGTCGAGAGCCGAAGGTGGTACCACCATTGTGATCGCTTGGGCCTTCTTATCTGGCAGGATATGGTGAGTGGAGGCCGGAAACCCATCCAACCGTTCATGAGCGGCCCCTTGCTGGTTCCGTTCTTTTCCGTAACGGACAGCCTGCGAGCCTGCCTCGGCAGCCAGGATGCATTCTACCGATCTGACTTCGAGACAGAGCTTGCAGCCATGATCAGCCATCTGTTCAATGTCCCTTCCCTAGCCATGTGGGTCATCTTCAATGAGGGTTGGGGCCAGTTTGATACCCAGCGCATGCTCGATCGTGTCCGTTCCCTTGACCAAAGCCGAACCATCGATGCCACCAGCGGCTGGTATGATCGCAGGAATGGGGATGTGCTTTCCCAACATGTCTACTTCAAAGAGTATTCCTTCAAGGAGGATGCAAATGGCAGGGCGGTTGTGCTCTCAGAGTTCGGTGGATACGTCTACCGGGAACTCGGGCATGACGAGCAAAGCCGCATATTCGGTTATCGTACCTTTGCTGACAGGTACCAGTTCAATGAAGCCTTCTTCTCTCTCTATCAATCCCAGGTGTATCCGGCCAAGAAGGCCGGACTCTCTGCTTCGGTGTATACGCAGCTGAGCGACGTGGAGCAGGAACTGAATGGTCTGGTCACCTACGACAGGCTCTCGGTCAAGCTGGATGAGGCTGTCGGGCTACAGGTTGCGTTGCTGCTTCTTGGAACGGAGTAG
- the rpe gene encoding ribulose-phosphate 3-epimerase, with amino-acid sequence MEHSSLIIAPSMLSADFSRTAEEVASIKSSGADWVHLDVMDGMFVPNITFGPKFIKDLRQHTDLVFDTHLMIEQPERYIQLFADSGSDYITVHGEATRHVHRALQMIKASGCKAGISLVPSTPVCAIEPILDMVDLILVMTVNPGFGGQALIPSTLEKVTRLAEIREEKGYAYLVSVDGGVNLSTVNTITAAKADVAVCGNAFFTAADRKMFVQQMKGL; translated from the coding sequence ATGGAACATTCATCATTGATTATAGCCCCAAGCATGCTTTCTGCTGATTTTTCGCGGACTGCTGAGGAAGTGGCCTCCATCAAAAGCAGTGGTGCAGATTGGGTGCACCTTGATGTCATGGACGGCATGTTTGTACCGAACATCACCTTCGGTCCAAAATTCATCAAGGACCTTCGGCAACATACCGACCTGGTCTTTGACACCCATCTGATGATCGAGCAACCGGAACGGTATATCCAGCTCTTCGCCGATAGCGGGAGTGATTACATTACGGTACATGGGGAAGCCACCCGTCACGTCCACCGTGCTTTGCAGATGATCAAGGCAAGTGGTTGCAAGGCAGGCATTTCCCTCGTTCCCTCGACCCCTGTATGTGCCATTGAGCCTATCCTTGATATGGTCGATCTCATTCTGGTCATGACCGTAAACCCAGGTTTTGGCGGACAAGCACTGATACCTTCCACCTTGGAGAAAGTCACCAGGCTTGCAGAGATCCGTGAGGAAAAGGGATATGCATATCTGGTCAGTGTCGATGGTGGGGTCAACCTGTCCACGGTCAACACAATCACTGCGGCAAAGGCTGACGTTGCCGTATGCGGGAATGCCTTCTTCACCGCTGCTGACAGAAAGATGTTCGTACAGCAGATGAAGGGCCTATGA
- the dtd gene encoding D-aminoacyl-tRNA deacylase: MKAVIQRVRNAQVSVDSEVVGRIGFGLLIYLGVQKGDTLEQLEWLCAKIAKFRIFSDEKGKMNLSAKDVGASLLVVSQFTLVANLSKGNRPSYDSAADPKEAEALYEKCLGLFKADGFLVQSGMFGAHMDVTYTNDGPVTFILES, encoded by the coding sequence ATGAAGGCGGTAATCCAGCGGGTCAGGAATGCACAGGTATCTGTAGACTCGGAAGTGGTGGGCCGCATTGGTTTCGGCCTGCTCATCTATCTTGGTGTACAGAAAGGTGATACGCTTGAACAGCTGGAATGGTTGTGTGCAAAAATTGCGAAGTTTCGCATCTTCAGCGATGAGAAGGGTAAGATGAACCTCTCTGCAAAGGATGTGGGCGCTTCGCTGTTGGTGGTCAGCCAATTCACGTTGGTTGCCAATCTTTCCAAAGGAAACCGTCCTTCCTATGATTCGGCAGCTGATCCGAAAGAGGCCGAAGCATTGTATGAAAAATGCCTTGGTCTGTTCAAAGCGGACGGCTTTTTGGTGCAAAGCGGCATGTTTGGAGCACATATGGATGTAACGTATACCAATGACGGTCCTGTTACGTTCATTCTTGAATCGTGA